One genomic window of Mucilaginibacter sp. SJ includes the following:
- a CDS encoding DUF1573 domain-containing protein, producing MKKLFLSLVAAGMLLSACNSSNGNTADNASKANADSAATAAKAPVAKFEKESHDFGKIKEGDKVSYDFKFTNTGKSPLIITNARATCGCTTPTWPKAPVKPGESGVISVTFNSAGKSGLQDKQITVTANTQPAETMVHLIGEVLKK from the coding sequence ATGAAAAAACTATTTTTAAGCTTAGTAGCAGCAGGCATGTTATTATCGGCCTGCAACAGCAGCAACGGCAACACAGCCGATAACGCTTCAAAAGCTAATGCCGATAGTGCCGCAACCGCAGCTAAGGCGCCGGTAGCTAAATTTGAAAAGGAAAGCCACGATTTCGGCAAGATCAAAGAAGGCGACAAGGTATCGTACGATTTCAAGTTCACCAATACCGGTAAATCGCCGTTGATTATTACTAACGCGCGTGCTACCTGCGGCTGTACTACACCTACCTGGCCAAAAGCACCGGTTAAACCCGGCGAAAGCGGCGTGATCAGCGTTACTTTTAACAGTGCCGGTAAAAGCGGTTTACAGGATAAACAAATAACCGTTACAGCAAACACCCAGCCCGCCGAAACCATGGTACATTTAATTGGCGAGGTTTTAAAAAAATAA
- the nusB gene encoding transcription antitermination factor NusB, whose amino-acid sequence MLNRRHLRVKVLQALYAYHQSDTKDVKLFEKNMLNSIDQVYEMYIWMLSLINEVVSFAANDAQERANKHLPTADDLNANLKILTNRFILSLNDNKEYITAWKKYKVDWTFEPELAKSLFIILKNSPEYAEYLAKTGDTLQTDKDIIKFIFKKVILKSSLAEQVFEDRFIFWPVDKDVLQALIAKTFKNFSHDDYKLNQLAEITGNWVEDREFVVNLFQQSIRHNEAYHELIAAKTQNWEPERIAMMDTLLMKMAITEFINFNSIPVKVTINEYLEISKEFSTPKSNSFINGILDKILIELKAENKIKKIGRGLIE is encoded by the coding sequence ATGTTAAACAGAAGGCACCTCCGGGTAAAGGTATTACAGGCATTGTACGCGTATCATCAGTCAGACACGAAAGATGTTAAGCTATTCGAGAAAAACATGCTAAACAGCATTGACCAGGTTTACGAAATGTATATCTGGATGCTATCATTAATTAATGAAGTAGTAAGTTTTGCCGCGAATGACGCGCAGGAACGCGCCAACAAACACCTCCCTACCGCCGATGACTTAAATGCAAACCTAAAGATCCTCACCAACAGGTTTATCCTGAGCCTGAACGATAATAAGGAGTACATTACAGCCTGGAAAAAGTACAAAGTTGACTGGACCTTTGAGCCCGAACTTGCAAAATCGCTTTTCATTATCCTTAAAAACTCGCCCGAGTATGCCGAATATCTTGCCAAAACAGGCGATACACTGCAAACAGATAAGGATATCATCAAATTCATTTTCAAAAAGGTTATCCTTAAATCATCATTAGCCGAGCAGGTTTTTGAAGACAGGTTTATTTTTTGGCCTGTTGATAAAGACGTGCTGCAGGCACTTATTGCCAAAACCTTCAAAAACTTTTCGCACGATGATTACAAGCTTAACCAGCTTGCCGAAATTACCGGCAACTGGGTTGAGGACCGTGAGTTTGTGGTAAACCTGTTTCAGCAAAGCATCAGGCACAATGAGGCCTACCATGAGCTGATAGCCGCCAAAACCCAAAACTGGGAGCCCGAGCGTATTGCCATGATGGATACCTTGTTAATGAAAATGGCTATAACCGAGTTTATTAACTTTAATTCTATCCCGGTTAAGGTTACTATAAACGAGTATCTTGAAATATCAAAAGAGTTTAGTACGCCTAAGAGTAATTCATTTATAAACGGTATCTTGGACAAGATTTTAATAGAGCTTAAAGCCGAAAACAAAATCAAAAAGATAGGCCGTGGCTTAATAGAATAA